DNA sequence from the Manduca sexta isolate Smith_Timp_Sample1 chromosome 25, JHU_Msex_v1.0, whole genome shotgun sequence genome:
TGCAAAGATACAATAAACAGTATCTATAATTGCAGAATTAGGTATTAGAGCCATTTTTCGCTAGATATTTTGTACACAGAAAATCTGATttacttgtaaataaaatgtacttattttttactAGAACGTTTTCTCTTATTTGTCGACGGAAATATAGGCAACAACCTACAACTAACAACACCGAACAGCTAAGTCGTATACGAGAATGCGTAGGCAGGACAAGATATTACGCATAcgccataaatattttttctctttattataaCTTGATTTTTACAAAAACGTTAACTATTCGCTCAATGGAGGCTCAGTATAGGAGTGGAGAGTATCATCTGAATTAAAcagctgatggtaggatatattttatatccgcccggatagcaaccaccgcacacaaggaaaaacacgccatagtggcccaagtgtgtcacgttccgagattagtctgtgtatattcggtaccaacaggccggcataattatcatctctcgtcagtcgatattctattaaaccccactTCACTACCCATCACATGCTGTAGGGTTAGTTTATGccgtatttgtataaataaatgccTTCAGACATATCATCTTCATAGACGAAAGTGAAAATAGCAACTGACCTGAACATACATTCCAAACACAACAGCATATTATATACACCTGATGAATATTCATGAGTTTTTATGACTAACTGATGATGTAATATGTAACTGGATACTTGATATACTGGCTGCTAGACATTGGAGATGTCAGTAAAGGTATTAACTACTATTAACTAAACACAGGTTTAGTGGTTTAGGACCCCAGTATGCAGTAGGCAGTGTCGGTCAAATAATCcagtgtaaaattatttttgtttaaattcatGTTGTTAGAgctattttattcttttattataatagaatattaGCTACACTTAGGCCTTTTTAGTgatctttaaattttaaaaaatatataatactaaatacatCAGGGCACTGTGACAACACTGctgtaaaataaatcaacaatgcaacatttttttaaaaaaaatggatatagtaaaataagatttttaatatttttaggtatgGTTATAATTTTTACTGTATTATTATGTTAGTAGTATCTATAGTtgctatacatcaaattaaaatattacatgatTACATAACTAGACCTACTTTGTGATACAACACCAATGTATATAGGTGCAATGGTATTTTTAGTCTTAAATTGTTGAAATAGTTTATTGATTATTACCAACAAGCATGAAGAATTCAAGAATGACCTAATTACAAATTCATATTAAtccacaatattataattattgattataatttatggaaTCTTACTTACAAAACCCAGTGAGGGTTTCTAAATGCTTTGTATGATTAAATGTtctttatgatattatgtaaatgcATTATgcacacaattattataaatacttatagaCTAGATGCATATGAGATATTGAAGCTGATGtgttgaaaagaaaaatattatatgaaggctttttattttattgcaaagcTGGTACACAGACATATACATCTCTACCATGCATAAACATTCTAAATTCTTAAAAGATGATGCATGTTCTGCCAAGTTTAAAGAATTGAATTAGAGATCAATGAAGAGTAAGGACTTTCAAACAGCAGCATAATTTTGTTGACTGTTAAGCGATAAGCATTTTTCATCAGTTGTCACTCTATCTGGACTTCACTTTGCTTACCCTTGGATACTGTAGGATCAATTTGCAATggccttataaaaatattaagctgcCAAGTATCTCACAAACCATACAAAATGTTACAGTAAGCTGTTACTTCATATTGACTACTTGTCAATACGACCTGGTCGCTATACCATTGttgttacaaacaaatatacttatagCATGGCTGTACCACTTTTATGGCCTTTATGGATTACAGAATTATCATACAAGATGTTATATTACCATCTTTATAGTTAAAAGCTGACCAACAAATGATTGGATCAAAAAATATGGGTGAATTTATCATTTTTCTAAACTACTATAAAATCAATTATgcaacataatatacaaatgagtagataaattataataaatatgtcagGAATTGTCTGAGATGTAACTCTGAGCCATAAATTCATAACTTTTCTTAAGAATCCAATGTACTTACTATAGGTAATCATACACAGTTTTGGCcattataaacttatatacttTATGGAAAAAGAAAGTCACCTTCAATTAAGGAACTATTGATTTGTGCAACTAAATgacatttacaaaatttttcacTGGATGTTCATGTCACCCATGTAAAATGAACTCTTTCATTACTTTAAATTAAGCTTTATTATTCAgatctttataatattcaaaatatggaTGCACAAGTAACAATAGCCTTGTAACGCTTCAATTTTGACAAATAACTTTTAGAGACTGGAAAATCAGTGACATGCAATGAAAAATCAAGGAATAAAAAGACAATGCAAGCAGATTCTGATGTAAACTCAGGCCAGTTGTGAAAGAACAAAGTGACTCATTAGTTAATACTTCAAATAATCacgaaaatgttataaaaactcACCTGATAAGTGTTGTCAAAGCTATCGTACATGAACCTAGTGATGAGCGATGTCTTCCCCACTGAAAACACACAGGTTACTGTGTCAGTCAACTTAACAATTGCAAGAAGCGGTCGCAGAACATTGATAACGGCAGATACGCGTGTGAACATACACTTACAATACACTCGGAGAGCGTAACCTACATCCTAGGCTCGCGTAATTCGGCACACAGGTACCGCGACAGAATCCGCAGATACGACACCCGATCCTCAAGCAAAACCTTTGCTCGCATGACCCTTACACTAAATGGGTCAATAACTCGGTGAAGTCTAGACTAATCTGcactaacatattttaaattcacaactatatattaaaaatgtacgaGTCAGCAACGATAATTCGCCGTCTACTCACCGCTCTGTTCCCCGAGGAATACGAGCTTGAATTTGCGTAATGGATTGCCAAATTCACCCGACGCGGACATCgtgattgttttaattaattcgctAAACTATAATTTCACAGTAATTCTTATCACAGAAAACTACATCAAGTATGAACAATGACAATTGGAGCCACTCCTGCGACAGACGAGCGCAGCGCCGCCACGTTACGGCACACTGACGGCACGACGCGCAAGCCAACTCAGCAAAATTATTCGATGACAAATCTTGTgctgattaattttattattcaaagcaGCAGTGAGAGTCTTAAGTTTTGCGTAAGATTATAGCTTCAACTATTTAAAATCTGCAATATTGTCATTTTTGCGCAATTTCTAAATGTTATCAATcattatgacattttaatttcagAACGAAACGAAAGATAATATCCAATGAATATTTGGAAATCGATTTTGTTAGCTTAGtcgattttatgaaaatatcacCTAACTCACCAACGTTatgattattttagttttatttacttatttttacttGTAAAACACGTAGCTCGTTGGAACCGACCctctagtaaaataaatttgatgcaAATCTTTCagtaacaaaataactaaataataaatctaactaaAGGTCGGCCATAGGCatacgttattaatttttagCTTTCAAGTATATGCTTGTGGCGCCCCCTTAAATCCTTTGGCgcttaactttaaaatattatataggtacacgTTCACATACATCGACtcacatatattttacataacgttCTCTTCGTACAAGccaatcaataatatttatcagagtttttttttaatgtctttgatgTTTAGGTATCTCCAGTAAAGTCTAATGCGGCTGTCTTTGGTGGtcgtataaaatacagggctgtaTTTAGGATTTTTGACAACCAGACAAAACTTCAGTAATTAAGTAAGACAAccaagatttattattttcttgcaAAGCGTCACCACGTTTAAGGTTGTGGCCGTCTTTACTCGACGaacagatatttattatttatttatgtcttagatagttttacacaaataaaatgaCAGAACCAGTTAGCCAACTATACTCTAAGCGACATCTGGTGAGTGACGTAttcacgatatttttttattcctatgTCCACtcttgtttctttgaaattactTATTGTGACATAACGACTCAGCGGCCTATCGAGAGGGGCCACTGATCGATGATTAGCAGATGGGGTCGTATTTTGTTGTAAGTATAGCAAAAATCGGACACCTTTTGTAGGCTTGCTGGAAACCTCACGCCGTCTAAGATCGCGACTGAACTAGGGGACGGGAAATTTCCGTTCGATGGGGGATAAAACCCTACACTACACCACTATCACGCATGAATGCACCCTGTCTGGAAAGGGAATGTGATCAGTGAGTATATTAGTGACAAAAGTCAATACATTGGGCACTGCAGTAGgccatagactaatatataatactggaaacaGTAGGCTCCAGTGACTATAACTAAAAGGATATGGAGAACCACTGGCATTACTTTGATTCTAACATACTAATTTCTAGGCTTGAAGGACCAAAAATACACAGTGCATGCTGAAAtgaactttacaaaattttacttatgtttaaAGTTTGTTGGTATAGACATTTTTACAGTAAGACAAGTGAGATATTTGGTCCAAATAAAACAGCATTATATCTTTACATTTATATAGTTTACTATCTACactataatacataataaatatcacatATCCGTGTAActcaaaacttaaattttattaacaaaaaacaacttcaaatggattcttatatttacgcgaatgttagacatcgaaaaaaaaatctttttcggaatttatcgcggttGTATCATATTTGGgagacaattaaaatataaaaccgagataaaatctgaaaacttaGTTTTATTTCCACATTTACAACTAAGAATTTACAAtagtaattttagttttgttaaaGATACAAAGAGAAATTACAGTAGAATATTATCCTcagatatttcataaaatataccttaCTTATCTAGATTTACACACACATATTAGAGTCTCGTCCACATTTATCAACGCGGAACCGGCTAAGCTTAAGGTATCCACTACACTACTCATATTAAGCCGATCGTCCATCTCAACCGCTGATAACACGTGGTGGACAGTTGAGTCTATCGTCGGGCCCTCGTGAGACCTATTTACATTTGTTCCGAAAACTACGCGAGCATGCCGGTATAAACTATGAACGTCACCGTACGGTCGTCGGCAACAGCATGCAGCAAACAAagctttttattcaattttcaaCTGCTTTCGCATCGACAAATGTGAGGAGATCGATAATCATTAATGCAAATCATTGACAGCGTTTTAGCGAGAAGCTTTGCCATTCAAAGAACTATGCAAAAATGCACCGTTTTTACACCTGACTGAACTGTGTATTAacttggtaatatttttataaattaaatccgATCGGCATCAATTCGGTCGCATTGCGGCGACTGACGATGTGCTACCTTAGCTAAAATGCTGTTGATAAACCCCATTGAATTACTTGACAGATAAACCGCgttaattatttcaaactatGTGGCTAGTATAATGCATTATGGTATATTAAATCCCTACTACTACTATAAACAGTCAAAATTTAGGAAccagaaaataaagaaaaaaaatatttttaatcaactaTGCAATAACACAAAAGCTTATACATAATAAGCATTCGAAAACTAGAGAAAAAAtgctgttaaatttaattaattataatatataaattctttaatgaatatttaaaattatttaaatatttagatcatataaaattaattcaatagtattatgtaaaatgttaaactGATTGTtgctttcataattttaaattaacttagaTCTTGTCTAAATATCGATTTTCAACTTAGATATGCTATTCAtaagagaaattaaataaaaatggattaaatccagtttaattttttaaaattttaggtaACCTCTATGAAAATTAGTATTAAACgcatgaaataaaatagttgtatttacaaatctattgtaatatttatgaagcagaaaattgtattataagaaTTGATACTCCATGGAGAAATAAGACGAACTGAGTACTTTattgaaatcatttaaaaatatggtttatgtgaaaatacttattttttcgtttaatttgtataaaaatacaaacataaatggCAATAACAAGAAAGTAGGAAACAATTTTCTTAAAACTGAAAGTGAAAAGTACATACTATCTGAAACCaaacttacaaatataaaacaaccaaaagtgacattatattatataaagaaattatattttatcacagaGCATGACACTTCTATTTCTTCTGTGTGCAACAAACATCATTGTACACATATATGTACATACCTTAAAATGTGTctcacttatattttttattgaatttgggATGCACAAAGTCGGAAGGCGGTAGGTAGGAAATAGGTGCACtctgagaataaaaaaaatatatacattgttTTTCGCGACCTTTAGCCATAATTTCATAATGCCCTGTAGTATAAATGACTACAATTTCCATCCAATGAGAATAAAAAGGCTCTTGTTAACTACTGTATGGCAGAAATTAAGATAACACTATGGTACCCCCACAGATGGTTGAGTAACAAGACACCTGCCACCTATGAGGCTAATATTGCCTTACAGCCATTCCAACATACATTATAGTaagaaaaaacactttttaagtCATTCTTTACATTAATTCTGAAGCTCAGACAGCTATTGGGAGCTCAGTTTATAAGAACAGAAATTTACAATGTAAGAACTGTCAGGATCATTATGGTTTTTATGCCTCtgttatactattattttttcacaTCCCTGCAGTTTGAAAAGGATGGCCACAAACTGataaacaaagtaaacaatGCATTTGTACACTAGGGAGCATGCCTTCTCAAAGGGAACATATTTTCTTCAACGACAATCACTCCACAGAGTAAATCATAGCCAGTGCGATTGTGTTTGAAAACAAACAGCACCACACATAATGGAAACAAGAGGGAAATCAGAAAATTTTTCATGAGAGATCGGAATAGCGCTACAAGGAAAGTGAGCGGTCTGCCAGGATACAAGAGGACTGTTTCTTTGGGTCTGCCTTCGACTGGTATAACTGCAGATGCTGTGACTACTCGTAGGCCGAGGAGCACTTTTCCTGGTGTGGCTCCGCCAGTTCTTCCAATGCTGCCGCAGAGACAGAATgcctgtaatgtaattttttttcttgatatAGTTTATTATCGGTCAACAGACTATAAGCGAATTTGTTGTATGTTTAAGTGACCCTATGGAGGAATATTTCGAAATttggaaaattatattttgtttggtgCCCACAGGAGTcacttcttaaaataaaatattcaacagtTTGGGTATTGtctaacaaacatccagttgacataataacaataaaacaaacctCATATACGCAGACCAGCATTCTGTAAATGACTTCTAAAAACAATATCCCTGAGGTCAGTTCCATTGCATATTTATAATCGTCATAATTTTCACTGAATTTATAGAAGTCAAACTTATCCAAGTctctgaaaaaataaataaaattgtgtgtatGTCACATCATTGACATAATTTTTACAAGTTGCATAggatatatatactatttttattaaagtatattttacttacattaaCTCAAACATGTCTACTGCAATGAATGTCACAATCAACTTCAGTATGAACAGTAGTATAAAGTCAATAAACTCTGCAATCAGCCTCTTGTACAGTGGCggtataatgtattcataacCTCCATGACGAGCGATCACTGCAAAGTGTGTAACATAACAATTAACATCAGTTAGTATGTACATATAGGATATATATACAGAAAAAACTGGTTATAGCGACATCGAAGGGATCACTGAATCTGGACGCTATATGCAACAGTCATTATAAATGATAcactttttatatgcatttatttaaagagactttactatttagtcgttataaccgatgcATCGCTATAACCagagtcgttataaccggtttccactgtgtatatatatatgtgttttTAGCTAATAAACAGCAACAAATATGCAGAACTTGATAATTATGTATGagtaataaaaatcaatgacctaataataaaattttcacataAAGTTCAATATTTACAGATCATTTGTGGAACTGAATAATCAGATCAAAGTTggatctattttattaatatatttactcattttatttttatatatttgtacagtAGTTGTTGCACTCAGAAGGTCCATACTGCATCATTTAAATTGATGCctttcaataaaaattgtttattaatttcagctacaaatcgtaaaatataaaGGTTACAACAAGGTCTAGGAAGTGAATCCCTTagatcatttttttaaagtggTGGGCACGGATCCATAGGGAGGCATTACAACATGCAAAGGGAAGCGCTAATGTAGGTTTGTCAATTAATTTCGATCACTcaagaaaaactattttattctaGATGAAAGTTACCATATTATGTACTGTACCCCAAACAAtgcaaatgtaaaattatatagtcattgaattaagtattaaaGGGGTGAAGGTGgaataactaaacaaaataatttttataatattagttagattACTTAGTAAGCCCGATGGCATTCCCTGCATTGAAGAAGTGGTCTGAGCATTATTATTTAAGCGGAATGGTGGCATGGCAAATAATAGTTTGTGCATCCCTGCCTTAGATCATTAAATACATTCTTAATGGTAGTGTgtgatgatttttaaatatattgcagcagaaatcattatattattttcacagCCTATACCAGCCttcatacagggtcatttttacattacattactaaatgaaaccacacattTATCTTTATGAAAGAAACTTTTCCATATGTTACTCAtagcatagatgtaaaataaaatagtataagttTGAACAATTAAACACACCCTAATGCCACTACGAATACTCTAAGAGATTTTTTCACtgcaacatcacattttcaatcagaaatactcATGCACACACCATAATTGCCCAAAATGCAAAATGATGAAAAATCTGATAAATAAATTTCGGGTTTTATGCGAAATAACTTGTGtatgattttggcacaatgttggCAGagatagataagtatgtggtttcatttattaacacaatgtcaaaatgaaccattgtatttaattaagttaatgtaggtacataattttatgattatggTTAAGATGGAAGTACCAAATTTATTGTAGCTTCTAGATGCAATTGCATGATGAAATTTAAAGACGCaataaagtatttcaataaGTGTATTATACCTAGTGTAGAAGAAAATTAGGCAATCTCACAAAATAATACCACATACCCTCAGCAGGAGTTAGTGTCTCGTTCTGGGGTTGAGTTTCTGGAACGTTACGCGGTGCATTAGGTACTTGAAACGGAAATTGTTGCCCTTGGAATTGATAGTTGTTATTCAACAATGGCACGTTTGTTGGGTTGTTCTGTAGACCCTGGAAGGTCATCATGTAGTACGGAAAGCATGTTGATAGGTTTTGATACATCTGCGCTTGCTGGATCCATAATCGCAGTGCCTGGAAATATGCCTCTCGTTCAGACACAACTGGCGAACCGTCGCCCTGTCCGCCGCGCTCTGTTGCGGTCTCTGATGGCTCGTTGTTCTCTAACAGCCTTTCGGACTCTGACATGATGAATTAAAAGAGAATACACatagaaatttttaaaaatattttagcaacaAAGTACACGTCAGTTTGTTGACAATTTTGTTTTGACATAAAGGTGGTATCTGCCTATCGAAGACTATAGaataattgttgttttattactgTGGctcttacataaataaaataagaaaaaataaattatgatgtttcgCTAATTTTTGTAGGTTTTAGTGTTTTagattatcttaaaaaatatggcaacatcatttaaaaatcgaatcaaAAATGTTAGCGAAATTATTTCAAAGTGAATatcaatgtatttatgtataaataacaaatattgatATATGTTCAATGATTTGAATTGAAAAGTTGTCTTATCTAGCAcagtgtacaaaaaaaaaagatttttcttgAATTTTTGTAGCAATACatatgtaaaatgttaatatgGCAACATTTTTCATGTCAGCTAATCTTCGTATCGTGTTAAGCCTTGAGATAAAAATTATGGTTGAAATTGTGAGTTAACGAACGGCTACCGACGAGTCAAACGCGTGTGTAGATAATGTGATGTGAATCGGGATGGTACGCGGTCCGAAATTCAAGACGATAACAGggttttaataaaactgttgTTATTGCGTGACACAGTGCCATACTTTATCGTAGTGTCCCAACTTTTTgctaaataaaccaaaaaaaaatctttctgaaACCAGCTGTGGACAGTTAATAATTCTTTGCAGTTTATCTTAGTGGTGTGTTATGTGTGTTGTAATAGGCTGCTAGTGATAATTGGAGGATAAGCGACGCGTAAActtcaaaataattacaatagtaAGTACCTACCGTATCGTAAATATTTATGCGGCGGTTTCTTTGCCcacttgttatttttttattttttaattccgcATGCTCGTCCCAGCAATCTCAATGTGCTTATTCAAAGCCAAATGAagcttttgatttaatattactgtaatatagatggtattatttttttttatcataacaaaGTTGCCGGTTGTCGGATCATATCCGATCTAATCAAAATTTAATGTCAGACATTTTCTCATTCGACTTTTTTTTTGAAGCTGTCTTCTCTATTATTTGTTTGCATAGatactgaaaatataattagacaACTTCTTACATAATTAAGTCAACCTCAGTatgtttatacaataaatatactgtccattataatattattataggtaaaaataatatttatttgaaataattaattataatggtaTCCTATAACAGGAAATATTTTGAGCTTATTCAACCGTTGTTACtatgaaacaaattttattattacattcatgTTAGGAATTGTATACAAAGATTACAAAATAGTTATAACTGCATTCCTACTGTTCATACTAAATTTACTGAGCAGTTGAAATATATCGgcttatttactttatatatatataaaaaaaaaaccttttgtaATAGTCCACAAACTTATTACACAGCGTTtgaccataaaaataataactgtaatGAAAATTGAacaaatcttaattttatttattatgatgttttgtttacTAGGATTTTACTCACttctaagttataaatattacaattataacagTTACCTGGGTTTCATAGTAATTTACCACAGGATCAAACGGCTAggaatattatcttatttcttactactgttataaatgtgaattttgaaaatgttgaatctattaatgtttgtttgaagtaaaaatAGGAACAACTTAACCAATTTGGCAGAAATTTGACACACAGGTTGACTatatcctgaattaacacatacACTTTTATCCTgttaatttgctcccatgacaaataatgtttttttctt
Encoded proteins:
- the LOC115441486 gene encoding protein FAM8A1, whose amino-acid sequence is MSESERLLENNEPSETATERGGQGDGSPVVSEREAYFQALRLWIQQAQMYQNLSTCFPYYMMTFQGLQNNPTNVPLLNNNYQFQGQQFPFQVPNAPRNVPETQPQNETLTPAEVIARHGGYEYIIPPLYKRLIAEFIDFILLFILKLIVTFIAVDMFELIDLDKFDFYKFSENYDDYKYAMELTSGILFLEVIYRMLVCVYEAFCLCGSIGRTGGATPGKVLLGLRVVTASAVIPVEGRPKETVLLYPGRPLTFLVALFRSLMKNFLISLLFPLCVVLFVFKHNRTGYDLLCGVIVVEENMFPLRRHAP